One part of the Verrucomicrobiota bacterium genome encodes these proteins:
- a CDS encoding ATP-dependent RNA helicase gives MELAADGFSNFGFADASSVVVINTSKSSVGFHCFCCFFSAAIILPFRIANGGPGATRIMDPKTLPIWDIHQGILDALTRHNRLVLVAPTGSGKTTQVPQMLLDAGFAQNRRVVILQPRRVAARSVAARVAFERQSPLGSQVGYQVRFDDQLGPSTLLCFVTEGILLRWIQDDPLLSQIGILLFDEFHERNLLSDAALALVKQLQTSRRPDLKIVVMSATLEATPVADYLGSCPILESRGQTYPVQVTHLDVPDDRPIPEQAASVTAQIVAEGEPGDILVFMPGMGEIMSTIHSLRAEKLAESVELIPLHGDLPAEDQDRAFAPSHRRKIIIATNVAETSITIDGIRHVVDSGLARVARYDAERGIGTLAIEEISRASADQRKGRAGRTAPGTCHRLWTESGHLNRPVKNTPEIQRADLAEVVLLLHSLGIRRAAEFDWLDKPGVQSVENAETLLRALGALRESDDDDPSPTDLTPVGRKMLRLPMHPRYSRMLIEASVRGCVPAAALCAALIGGRDLLMRLSRDDRHIAEAREVFEGSSISDFHTLMRAYSFARQNHFAVEACRRYGIHAQTARQIEQTDQQLIEIARREGLLQPAQGDEELKLPPPDQKPGAAKTSAAGSTPDDPLARCIITGFIDQLCLRRDTGTLECFVAGGRTGTLQRESVVQHAKLFVASSIREIESPRVGRLTLLGLATAAPLEWLLTMFKDRIVTKVEYHFDRTQKRVVAARILRLQGLPITHACESELDPDRSGRCLAEAAAKGLFELPLLNHDVRQFIARVNLVAQKLPELEMPAFHDAAVTDAMARAFRGLDLVKTAQATPLLEAFRETLGRDRLSWLDELAPLQIALNEKLTVKILYASPNPALITGTVEPEIQLKITDCLALTAHPAVAEGKVPLRIWICTPDGKRLEETLDWPRFRAQSYPKHRPALVRKFASVAWP, from the coding sequence ATGGAACTCGCGGCCGATGGCTTTTCAAACTTCGGCTTCGCGGATGCATCTTCGGTCGTTGTCATAAACACCTCAAAATCTAGTGTTGGCTTCCATTGTTTCTGCTGCTTCTTTAGCGCAGCAATTATCTTGCCATTCAGAATTGCGAATGGCGGACCCGGCGCAACACGCATCATGGACCCGAAAACCCTCCCCATTTGGGATATTCATCAAGGCATTCTCGACGCCCTGACCCGCCACAACAGGCTCGTCCTGGTGGCTCCTACCGGCTCAGGCAAGACCACCCAAGTTCCTCAGATGCTTCTCGATGCCGGTTTTGCCCAGAACCGCCGCGTCGTCATCCTCCAACCCCGTAGGGTCGCCGCTCGATCAGTCGCCGCTCGAGTGGCCTTTGAACGCCAATCCCCACTCGGTTCCCAAGTCGGTTACCAAGTCCGTTTCGATGATCAACTCGGCCCGTCCACCCTCCTCTGCTTCGTCACCGAAGGCATCCTCTTGCGCTGGATCCAGGATGACCCCCTGCTCAGCCAGATTGGAATCCTGCTCTTCGACGAATTCCACGAACGCAACCTCCTGTCGGACGCTGCCTTAGCCCTGGTCAAGCAACTCCAAACATCCCGCCGACCCGATCTCAAGATCGTGGTGATGTCCGCCACCCTCGAAGCCACCCCCGTCGCCGATTACCTCGGTAGCTGCCCGATCCTCGAAAGCAGAGGTCAAACCTACCCCGTTCAAGTCACCCACCTCGATGTTCCAGACGATCGGCCCATCCCCGAACAAGCCGCCTCCGTCACCGCCCAAATCGTCGCCGAAGGAGAACCCGGCGACATCCTCGTCTTTATGCCAGGCATGGGGGAAATCATGTCCACGATCCATTCACTCCGGGCGGAAAAACTTGCCGAGTCCGTCGAGTTGATTCCTTTGCACGGTGATCTCCCCGCCGAAGACCAAGATCGCGCTTTCGCTCCTTCTCATCGCCGCAAAATCATTATTGCCACCAATGTCGCGGAAACTTCCATCACCATCGACGGGATCCGCCACGTGGTGGATAGCGGACTGGCCCGCGTCGCCCGCTACGATGCGGAACGGGGCATCGGCACCCTCGCCATCGAGGAAATCAGCCGCGCCTCGGCCGATCAACGCAAGGGTCGCGCGGGAAGGACCGCCCCTGGCACCTGCCACCGGCTCTGGACCGAAAGCGGCCACCTGAACCGCCCGGTCAAAAACACCCCGGAAATCCAGCGAGCCGACCTGGCTGAAGTGGTACTCCTCCTGCACAGTCTCGGCATCCGCCGCGCCGCGGAGTTCGATTGGCTCGACAAACCCGGCGTCCAGTCCGTGGAAAACGCAGAAACCTTGCTGCGCGCTCTCGGAGCCCTCCGTGAGTCCGACGACGACGATCCTTCTCCCACCGACCTCACTCCGGTGGGACGGAAAATGCTGCGCTTGCCCATGCATCCGCGCTACTCACGAATGCTCATCGAAGCCTCCGTCCGCGGGTGCGTTCCTGCCGCGGCACTCTGCGCCGCGCTCATCGGCGGGCGGGATTTGCTCATGCGATTGAGTCGGGACGATCGCCACATCGCCGAAGCGCGCGAGGTTTTCGAAGGCAGTTCGATCTCGGATTTCCATACCTTGATGCGAGCTTACTCATTCGCGAGGCAAAATCACTTTGCCGTCGAGGCCTGCCGCCGATACGGCATCCATGCCCAAACCGCCCGCCAAATCGAACAGACTGATCAGCAATTGATCGAGATCGCCCGCCGCGAAGGTCTGCTCCAGCCCGCCCAGGGAGACGAGGAACTCAAGCTCCCCCCACCCGATCAAAAGCCCGGCGCCGCGAAAACGTCCGCCGCGGGATCCACGCCCGATGATCCTCTGGCGCGGTGCATCATCACCGGATTCATCGATCAACTCTGCCTCAGAAGAGACACGGGCACCCTGGAATGTTTCGTGGCCGGCGGACGAACCGGCACGTTGCAACGAGAAAGCGTCGTGCAACACGCCAAACTCTTTGTGGCCTCCTCCATCCGCGAGATCGAATCCCCGCGCGTGGGCCGTCTGACCTTGCTCGGCCTCGCCACGGCAGCCCCCCTCGAATGGCTGCTTACGATGTTCAAGGACCGCATCGTCACCAAGGTCGAATACCACTTCGATCGAACGCAAAAACGCGTCGTCGCCGCGCGCATCCTCCGCTTGCAAGGACTACCGATCACCCACGCATGCGAGTCCGAATTGGACCCTGACCGTTCCGGACGTTGCCTTGCCGAAGCCGCGGCCAAGGGACTCTTCGAACTACCCCTGCTCAACCATGACGTCCGTCAATTCATCGCCCGCGTCAATCTGGTCGCGCAAAAACTTCCCGAACTCGAAATGCCCGCTTTCCACGATGCCGCCGTGACTGACGCGATGGCCCGCGCGTTCCGCGGTCTTGACCTCGTGAAAACGGCGCAAGCCACGCCGCTGCTCGAGGCGTTCCGCGAAACGCTGGGACGCGATCGTCTCTCCTGGCTCGACGAACTCGCCCCCCTTCAGATCGCGTTGAATGAAAAGCTCACGGTGAAGATCCTCTATGCGTCCCCAAACCCTGCGTTGATCACCGGCACCGTCGAACCCGAAATCCAGCTCAAAATCACCGATTGCCTGGCCCTCACCGCCCACCCCGCCGTGGCCGAAGGAAAAGTCCCGCTCCGCATCTGGATCTGCACCCCGGACGGCAAACGACTCGAGGAAACACTCGACTGGCCGCGCTTTCGCGCCCAGTCCTACCCCAAACACCGACCCGCGCTGGTCCGGAAATTCGCCAGTGTCGCCTGGCCATGA